The nucleotide sequence TCCAAGTTGACATTGTATCATTAACGACCATTATTTAGGTCACCACTGAATCTACCCAAATGTACTACCAGCCAGCCtgtatctctctatttctccacaaagaccaatcaatcaacaagtgtttattaagcaccttctatgtgccaaacactgtattAATCACTAGGGAACATGAGTAAAAAGAATCAAATGACCCCTACTCAcagggagattacattctaatgaagaagataagtacatataaaaatatatatggcataaatataaagttaataagtgtatatatgttacatacacacacacatatataatatatatatacacatatacatatatattagttaAATACAAGCTAGCttgggagggaaggcattagcaacccaaggagatcaggaaaggttttgtgcAGAAGATAGTGAttgagctgagacttaaaggaagagagggactctaagacagagggggtgggggtagggagtggTACATTCTAGATAAATGAGAGATGTAGTACTACGAGGAATAGATGGACTAGTTTGACTGGGTGTCATAGTGTGGGGTTAATGTCCAATGAAtcaggaaagataggttggagccagactatgtggagcttttaaaaatatagaatgaGATACTATGTCAAATGCTTCACTGAAATTTAGGACTATATTCTCTTGAGAAAGATTAGTATGGTATGATTTGTCTCTGGTTAAGTTATACTggcttctttttctagattttcacAAACCAACCCTTCACTTTGCTCTAAAGTTTTGCCAAAACTTAAAGTCAAGGTTACTATCTTATAGTTTGCAGgcattgttttctttcctttttttgaaaatcaggacatttggcAGTGAGAGTAGAGAGTTGGATatgaattttagagatggagTCAGCAGGATTTGGTAATTGACTGGAAAttaatcaatcaccaagcatttattaagcaccatgaaggaagaaaagtaatTCAATAAACAGAGTTGTGAGAGAAAACCATTGCAGGTATGAGGGAACTAGTTGGttctgaagaggtttggggttgagaggtgctcaacaccccaaagtaccgacacactaggtcctgccgaaagaattcgactcaagccttctcagccaagggaaaagacaaagtttattaagggtttgccatgatgggttgtcttaagaaatcccaccctttgtgacacctgttttcacaagccagGCAGATTCAATccactgagctagattgaatctgagcaccttcatggaggcaagatgagacttatatacagaaaggttgtgggagggattgagaggTGATCTCGAGTAGTATgagatgactagaggaggggtttagagcagactggggtgactagggtgaggtcagactccagggtgggaaatagctgaaggctacctggagatgacagacagtAAGAGAGCtaaggtaacagagctagggtatagatattttgatcaggattcaagggtgggaaatagctggacaataaaggacaaggctaggtagagatttgggcctaatgataatgtaaggttatagcctcaggtcaaggccagatctagttggaagattcaaggagagttcaagggggttcccagagactgtactccaggttcaagggggttcccagagactgtgccctcatcattcccccctcaaacaaataggacccaaattcttttggggcccAAGGgcattcccacagtctaaaccccaccAGATCCTATTCTCTTTTTATAAGATCATTTATTTAGAATCagagagtcagtcaataagtatttattaagtgtttactatgtgccaggcactgtgttaagttctagggataaaaagaaaagcaaaaaacagcccctgctttcaTGAAGTTGGCTGTCCACTGGGCTAGACAATCTGGAAATTTGGACTAAAGAGAATGAGGaatggcttcttgcagaaggtaggatttcagctaagacttgaaggaaaccaaggaacccaggaggcaaagatgagaaaggaaagctttccaggcatgggggatagtgaGTGAAAATGTCCAACTGGAAAGAAAAGTGTCTTGTtagagaaacagcaaggaaatCAACATCACTGAATGGAAGAGTGTGGGGATATGAAGCATTAAGAGGTCAGAAAAGGTAGGTGGGGCCAGTttgtgaaggattttgaatgtCAAATACAATGTTCTTTTTACTGCCTCAGGTGCATAAATATACTGTCCCTAGTGCTGTAGCAGTTGGAGATCTTCAAAATTTCACAAAAGAATAAGACAGTAAATGCTAAGCTATAAAACTTTATTATACTACATTTTGACTCATACAAGGAAAGGTGTAAGGGGCAGGGGGCAGGAACAGAGAGCCAGGAGCAACAAGGGATGGATACAACCAAGGCAGCTCTACAACACTGACAAACCAGAACTGGGGAGCCCCTTAAGGGTGCAGGTAAAAGTTATGAGTTTTATTGGGGGAAGAGGTTTGCCCATTTCTGATGTCACAAAATGTCTTAGAGGATATTGATTAAACAAACACAGCACATATATTTCCAGAAAAGCACAGGGCTGCCAAGCCCAAGCAAGGGATATATTAATAAGAGAGGCACTCTCAAAGAGAGGCTAAGTCCAAAAAcaaagggagtttttttttttggaggactATCATATAaaaaggcagggaaggaagggcaaaACAAAGCTGAGAATCACTGAGTAATCTACTTTGGCTAGAATATAAAGTGCATGGGGGAACAGTATGTGATGATACTTAAAGCTATGTTGGGATCTTGAATGTCAAGATGAGAAATTCgtattttattcaataaacaaTGGGGAGCATctaaaggtttttgagcaaaAGAATAACATCTATACACAAGGGAGATTATTTTGACAGTAGTTTCAAAGATAGATTAGAGAAGGGAcaaccaattaggagactatgaCAATATTCTACTTAAGAAGTAATGAGGTCTTGAACTAGTTGTGGCATATCTATCCCTCTCTACAGAATAGTGTAGAAAAAGAATGCTCTGTCTTCTGGATTATTTccctgctctaaatctacgatcctataaTCCTATATTCACTGCTCTCACTAAGCACTGATAGAGGCCTTTTATTAAATCTAAGCTAGACCAAAATTCTTCCAAATTCAATGCTGTTTCACAAGTGTCCTTAactctactactaccaccacgGGCAATCTTCATAGTTATGAAATGCCCTCTCTTTCATCCAGGCCTCCTATTTTCCCCTAAATTGAAATTTCCtataaaaagggagggaaagaaattaaatgagtagCAAGAGAGGGAAATTATAGCTATTGGGTGTCATAGAAAGGCCTGGAGAGGTGCGGTGCAAATTGGAGCAATGAGCTCTTGGACTGAGGTCACTAGATTTCTTAAATCCTTGAGGCTAAGGCCTGAGGTTGAAGAGGGCAGCTTGTAACTTGTCTGTCTGACAACAGACTAGTCAGTGAGGACACCTTATTCCTTAAAATCTTTGGCTTGTATTCAACATCTCGCCGGGAGAAAAGCAAACAGACAACAATCACCTTTTAGTTTCCCTCTGACTCAAGTGAAGAAAGAAAACGGAGGAGGAAGGGTGAAAAGAGAAAGGTGACCTAATATGCAAAGCTCTTGTACCTAGCACTACAGTGCAGCCCCTCCCAAGTTTACCCCCTCCTTGTACCCTTAATTCACtttttttgggaaaagaaattcacagaactttctctttccccaacccaggaactggggagaaaaagactctggaggctgattttatttttttagcaggTTATCAGGGGAAAGGTCGTAAACAACCCTGTTGTTGAGGGCACCGTTTCAGAAAATATCTTGGCTGAAAGCCTTGGCAAGCGATTACTGCCAAAGCTAAATAGTTTTTTAACATTCAAGGGAAGCTTGGCATAACAGGGAGCATGTCCATAGCATTCAGCTCTGCAAAGAGCGGTgataagagaaaaacagagagatacCCTGGACAAGAGAGATTTACAGTGGTTTATGGAAAAAGAGTTGGATTCAGCATTTCAAATATCAGTGTTTAACCTTCTCCAAGAAGTCTTCTATAATTAATACTACAGCTTCAATTACTCTGTATCCCTTCTGTATTACCTTCAATACTCAGTGcacaataattaaaaattaatctacAGTCTGGTGTATTTTATAAGCATTAtgttgggtttttccccctttttgttcATTCTCTACTATCAAAAAGCAAATCCCTCAGAGTTAAAGGATTGTAAAGCCTTACTCTAAGATTCTGCATGGCCTGGGAGCTTAATCAATGCTCGTCACTGACGAAAACACCCCATACTTTGTCTGGTAACTGTACAACAGAGCACCACTTCTAACCCACACACCCCTGGGGATCAAGATGTTCCCGGGGCTAATTCTGTTCTTTCGGTAAAGTCATCAAGTGTCATCCTGGAACTTTCTCACTTTGGATTGTAATTTGCTAGCCTGAGGGTGTTATCACTGTTGGGgtgtgagaggaaggaagaaaggtccTTAatgtcactggaaaaaaaaaagtggctgaGGGAGTGGGGTCCATTCCATTCTACCTCCTTCACATATGTCCTCAAACTTTTGAACATCAGCATCCTCTTTTGACCAGGAGGACCGAAGCAAAATGTCCACAAATAGATAAGACAGGGAGccaaagaaaggaaggcaagacTCAATGCAGCTAAAAATAAAAGTTCTAATTATAACAGGGTTTTTGGCCTTAGTAGGACTAATTTTTAATAGTCATCTCCTAAAATCTTATGGCCAGCTCActcagggagggaaaggggaaaacccATCTGACAGGGATCCAAATTAAGCCTCCTGAAAGCATAGCACACATAGGATTTTAGCTAAGACCTTCTGGAGACTTCGAAACCtgcttcctcttcatttcttcattttctaaaggcttttggaaaaaaataatcaatccTCAAacatacactttaaaaaaacaactactCTGTTGTGCTTATGCTCCTTCCATGAGCTGGTCAAAAACAAGCTTTTCATCTTCATTTAAGGTGTTTTTctcgttttgtttttttttaaggactgcGGGAGAGTGTATGGAGAGCAGAGGGTGCCAGCTGGCTCAGAGAGAGCTCGGTCAGGAATTATAGACAGGTAGCAGTAAGCAGGGTGGGGTATCCCATGGTTTTGTCAGGTGTGAAGCAAGAAATGAAGGACTGGCCAAGCAGATGCTTTAAAGATATGCACAATATAATCCCTGTATTCCTCAAAGGGGTGACGAGGTACATGGGGAACATGAACAAAGTGTCCCCCTGCTTTACAgggaaagaagatgaagagatgagGGGGATAAGCAAGAGCAGGATGTAAACACACCCTCCTTATTTCCGTTCCAAAAAGAACAGGGTggttgaggaggggagggggagaaggaagaggagaaaaaaggtggTGAGAAAAGGTAATTATCAGTGTGAGACAGAGACTCAGAATCCTCGGAAGCCAGGAGCAAATAAAAGGAAAGTGGGGTGAGAAAACTCACACCCCACAAAGCCCAATTTGGGGATTCAGACTGAAGAGAAAACTGCCAAACACCAGGgacttcccccccctttttttttctcagagtttTCTTGGGAGGgtttgactgaaaaatgaattctccctccctcccatcgcTTAATCTCCAACCTTCAATTCTCAATTTAATGGAGAACTTTCTAGGGTCTCTGTTGGGAATATCTTTCCTGAAAGTCGCCCAAATTGGGAGAACAGAAGACAGTAACAAATGATTTGAGATCTGAGGGGCCTGAGAAAGACCGGGCTGCCCTAAAAATCATTCTCGCGTACTAAAGATAAGCATACAATACCCCCAGAGACACTTTTCCCCTTTCACCCAGAAACGACAATCCCTGACATCAACACCCGCCCTCCGAAGTCTATGAGAACGCTGATAGGCTTAGGGGCAACCCCCAGCCCTCCTTTCATTTGTCTCAAGGGACGTCGTTCAAGAACCCCTCCGCCCCCTCCTTCCACGGAGGAAACCGTGCACAACAACCGCTTCCCCGCCAGAGGCACACAGTGTCCACGCGCTCCGCGCTGCGCGCTGATTGGCTGTATCCTTGGTAAACAAGGAAAAGACAGCCAATGGGAAGATTGTGCACGAGGACAGCACGAGCCACCTCGCAGGCCCTCGCGTGGCCCGAACTGCCGGAGCCCTATATAGGGCTGTTTCCGCCTGGCCGTTGAGTCAATCCCTAGAGCGCTGCAGTCGGGCTCAGGCTTTCTGATCCTCTGAGATTTTTGGGGAGGGGATTTCCTCAAACCTCCTTTTCgactgagacaaaaaaaaaaagacttctttttcttttcaagtcaCTTTGCTTTAGTGAGGAGTCTTATATTTTCTAGCTTTTCTACTTTTTAGAAGTTTGTAAAGGCTGTTTTAAGAGGCTGTTCAATTTCTTAGAAGAAAATTGTCAAGCCTGTCAGCCAATCATCCCACGCAGACCAGGGAGAGAGAAATACTCTCCACTTAACCAGAAAGGTTCAGTCCTTTTGGCTCTCAAAAGAGAGAGATTTATTCGTTGTCTCCCCCGTTCTCTGAGTGAAGCAAGCCCCAGCCATGGTGATGTTCAAGAAAGTCAAGGCTTTCGAGGTGGTCTTCAGCGACCCCGACAAGGTGTACGGCAGTGGGGAGAAGGTGGCCGGCCGGGTGGTGGTCGAGGTGTGCGAGGTGACCCGGGTCAAGGCCGTGAGGATCCTGGCTTGCGGAGTGGCCAAAGTCCTTTGGCTGCAAGGCTCCCAGCAGTGCAAGCAAGCGATGGAGTACCTGCGCTACGAGGACACGCTCCTGCTAGAGGACCAGCCTGCAGGTAATGGGCTGTTCCCTGCTGCGGGGCTGGGGCGAGGCGGGGAGATAGCCCTTAGGGAGCCCCCGGGAAGCCGGTTCTAATGACACCATTCATTTAGGGGAGGCGAGGCGGGCCGGGGCTGAATCTTTGTCCTTCCATCTGGCAAAGTGGGTATTATTCCCAGTCTTCGCGTCAGCTGCTGTGCGCTGGGATGCTTTGAACTGGGAAGCGTGCTTAACGAGATCTTagtgttagaaattaaaacagcATAATAATCTTTGGTTTGCGGGTCGGGGCTCGGGGCTTTGGGCTTTTTTGCCCAGACCAGAGTTATTAACCATCTCTCCTTTTGGGAGATTGAAGTGTCGTAGTTAgtttcagaatatatatatacactgttTCGGCATTGCTGTATTTAAAATAAGTAACACTTTTTAGTAAGTCTAATAGTAGAtctttatccctctctctctctctcaagctaACGATGAGTCTGTGATCCTGAGACCTGGAAACAAGTATGAGTACAAGTTCGGCTTTGAACTTCCTCAAGGGTAGGTGTTAGCTATACTGTTCTCTTCTTTAAAACCTCCCTTCCCTTAGGCATCCAATGTTCCTAGATGAGTAATCTAAACGGAGTTGTTCCCTTTATTCCACCATAGGCCTCTGGGAACCTCATTCAAGGGGAAGTATGGCTGTGTAGACTACTGGGTAAAGGCTTTCCTAGACCGCCCCAGCCAGCCAACTCAAGAAACCAAGAAGCACTTTGAAGTGATGGATCCAGTAGATGTCAATACCCCTGAGTTGATGGTAAGCTTTCTCAATAGGCTTAAGTCCTGGGTAGCAGTAGCTCTTATAAGGCAGGACCCCACCTCTTGGCAAGGCTTATGCTGAAAATAAGATTCTAATCTTTAACTTAAAATGAAAGTGAATAAAAATTTTACTCttaaaggaaagggggatggggttCCTGGTTTTTCTCTGAGAAATATGGTTCACTACATCCCACAGAACCCTGTTATGACCATCGACAAAGAAATGCTCAAGCAAAGCTTAGAGGAGAGTATAATTATGGTAGAGAATGATACAACACATCTAAGATTATATAATAGTGGACTAGAGTCTCAGGAGATATAGAGATCCTCATAATCAAAAGCAGGAGCCATCTTTACTTGGCAATTCTCAGGAACTTTAACaaagatttctttattttatcctaTTTAGGCACCTGTGTCTGCCAAGAAGGAGCAAAAAGTTTCTTGCCTGTTTATTCCTGATGGGAGGGTATCTGTCTCTGCTCGGATTGACCGAAAAGGATTTTGTGAAGGTAAGAGAAGTCCGGGCTTGGGAGAGGCAGGTATTACATAGTGTTGGAGAAGGGTTGTGGACCATAAATCATCAATTGTGGAGTTACACAATCTTTAgtaacaaaaatccatttttttttgtcaggtgATGAAATCTCCATCAATGCTGACTTTGAGAATACGTGTTCACGCATCGTTATGCCCAAGGCTGCTATTGTTGCCCGACACACTTACCTTGCCAATGGCCAGACCAAGGTGTTGACTCAAAAGCTGTCTTCCGTTCGAGGCAACCATATCATTTCTGGCACCTGCGAATCCTGGCGTGGCAAAAGCCTTCGTGTACAGAAGATTAAACCTTCCATCCTTGGCTGCAACATCCTTCGTGTTGAATACTCTTTATTGGTGAGTGAGTGAGGTTGTCTTGGGGATTAGGGTAAATTGGTCATTGAAACAAGCAGTGTTGTACTGTCATGGCTCTCTGGTATAACAGAaacaatttttctcttccttatagATCTATGTCAGTGTCCCTGGATCTAAGAAAGTCATCCTTGACCTGCCCTTAGTCATCGGCAGCAAATCAGGACTCAGTAGCCGGACATCCAGCATGGCTAGCCGAACCAGCTCTGAAATGAGTTGGGTGGATCTAAACATCCCTGATACCCCAGAAGGTGAGCCAAAGtagttttcccttcttctcctcctcttcctcccccccccccctgcccccattaaagattccctgaaatcagaattTGGTTTGGCTGGGTTGtttattgcctccattttctctctgcaGCACCTCCTTGCTACATGGATATTATTCCTGAAGATCACAGACTGGAGAGCCCTACCACTCCTCTCCTTGATGACAGCTCCCTGGACAGCCCCATCTTTATGTACGCATCTGAGTTCAAGTTTATGCCTCCGCCCACCTACACAGAGGTGAGAATTACTACCTTCATTGAatgaaggtggggaggggtgcTCCCAACTTACATATTCTTCTGACTCCCCTGCTTCTTTCCCATTTTCAAAATCTAAAaccatttttccttttgtccttctAGGTGGATCCCTGTATTGTCAACAACAATGTGCAGTGAATATACCAAAGAAGAGAAGCAGCTGTTTATCtacctgtttctgtctctcctggACTGATTTTTCAGAGGCATGACAGTCTCCACCCACCATTGAGGATGGGTTcaccttaacctctgtctccctcacaTTAGGAGGTCAGCAGGCAGTCATCTCCTAAAATGGATGCCAAAGTGCGTCCACTCTCTCAGCCAGTCTTGCTGTTGTGTCATAGAAGGTGTTTGCTGGTTTGTGAGAGGTTTGGACTCTGTTGTGACCTGTTTCCTCAGAATTCCCCTGAACTAGGAGGGGTTTTCAGTAGTTTGGGCAGGATTGGGATGGCCTCTCGATTGTTCTTCCCAGAATCTCTGGGGAGGATGGGGTATTGATCACAGTCACAAAAAGTTGGCTTCTGGGAACCTGCTTTTGCCCCATGCCAGGCAAAGGTGATGATTTAATGATCTGGGAAAGGTTTTAC is from Trichosurus vulpecula isolate mTriVul1 chromosome 7, mTriVul1.pri, whole genome shotgun sequence and encodes:
- the LOC118856722 gene encoding thioredoxin-interacting protein: MVMFKKVKAFEVVFSDPDKVYGSGEKVAGRVVVEVCEVTRVKAVRILACGVAKVLWLQGSQQCKQAMEYLRYEDTLLLEDQPAANDESVILRPGNKYEYKFGFELPQGPLGTSFKGKYGCVDYWVKAFLDRPSQPTQETKKHFEVMDPVDVNTPELMAPVSAKKEQKVSCLFIPDGRVSVSARIDRKGFCEGDEISINADFENTCSRIVMPKAAIVARHTYLANGQTKVLTQKLSSVRGNHIISGTCESWRGKSLRVQKIKPSILGCNILRVEYSLLIYVSVPGSKKVILDLPLVIGSKSGLSSRTSSMASRTSSEMSWVDLNIPDTPEAPPCYMDIIPEDHRLESPTTPLLDDSSLDSPIFMYASEFKFMPPPTYTEVDPCIVNNNVQ